In Montipora capricornis isolate CH-2021 chromosome 4, ASM3666992v2, whole genome shotgun sequence, a single genomic region encodes these proteins:
- the LOC138046264 gene encoding LOW QUALITY PROTEIN: uncharacterized protein (The sequence of the model RefSeq protein was modified relative to this genomic sequence to represent the inferred CDS: deleted 2 bases in 1 codon; substituted 1 base at 1 genomic stop codon), producing the protein MNAIDQRFDQPSFDTYAKMESLLIXKTLNSQDKSEELKFMEKLYNDNVNILLLTAQMEILQVLLKDGDYFCFDEIIVKIKELPNPEREMIKEVITLCKLILVNPATSAAGERSFSTGLRGYRSTARRLKTWLRSRMNQERFSNLTVLNIHKERTDRLSTIDIVNQFTDRNTNTKRNFGTFRVNDVQ; encoded by the exons ATGAACGCTATTGACCAGCGGTTTGACCAGCCAAGCTTTGATACATATGCAAAGATGGAGTCTCTCTTAATA TAAAAGACCCTCAATTCGCAGGACAAATCCGAAGAGCTGAAGTTTATGGAAAAACTGTACAACGATAATgttaatattttattgttaaccgCCCAGATGGAAATTTTACAAGTGCTGCTGAAGGATggtgattatttttgttttgacgaGATCATAGTAAAAATTAAAGAGCTACCCAACCCAGAACGGGAAATGATAAAAGAAGTTATCACGTTATGTAAGCTGATTCTCGTAAATCCAGCAACCAGTGCAGCGGGTGAAAGATCTTTTTCGACcggg ctgcgaggctaccgttCGACTGCCCGGAGGCTAAAAACATGGCTCCGTTCAAGAATGAACCAGGAACGATTTAGTAACCTGACAGTTTTAAACATACACAAAGAAAGAACGGACAGGCTTTCCACCATTGACATCGTAAACCAATTTACCGACCGCAACACAAACACAAAGCGTAATTTTGGCACTTTTCGAGTAAATGATGTACAGTAA